In Lytechinus pictus isolate F3 Inbred chromosome 17, Lp3.0, whole genome shotgun sequence, the genomic window aataaagaaacaacAAATCAATTAAACCATATCAAATCCATATCAAATCCATAtcaaatcattcattcattcaatcattcgtTCGTTCATTTAATGAATcaacgaatgaatgaatcaacaaGTGAATCAACCAACcacccaaccaaccaatcaatcaatcaatcaatcaatatttatcaatcaaccaatcaatcaaccaaccaaccaaccaaccaaccaaccaaccaatcaatcaatcaatcaaccaatcaatcaatcaatcaatcagtcagtcagtcagtcaatcaatcaaacaattttACCTCTAAATAACAGCCAATCACCCTCCTCAAGCTCCGGTAGCTGACAATGTCTCCTCACGCAGTCGAACCCGCTAGTTGTATTACCCCATAGAATAGATGACCTTTTATTgccattgatgtttgaactctGCATgatcattgaattgaatttatttatttattttccataaaaaatatacaatatcaagaacatacatacaaacattACAAAGCATAAAAATAACACATTATATACAGATGACATGGATGAtgtatctatttatatatatacatatcaggAAAATTAGATGCCCATTAAATGTGCCTCTTAAGTTTGGTCACCCTGAAAACTGTAAATCAGTAAATAATGGAATACATAATATAATACGATCATATTAAATACGAAATAATTATATCATATAAAAGTGTACTTTGAAAAGGCGCCATACATAAACAAAGCTTTTTTTCCGAATTCTGTTAAAGTGGAATTATTCTAAATGAAAAGAGCGTTTTGCCCATATAATTATTGTGGACATGTACTGTATCAAGGTCTTAGGGTAATGACTTATTTGCAAAACAGCAAAGATTCTGGAATCGATATTATCAATCAATACCTCATCTTAGTAAaactaattttcatttcatttttatggaAATGTAGGAGctagaagagaaaaaaagaaaaagaagaagaaaaggacaATAGGgccgaagaagaagaagaagaaaaaaagaaaaagaagtggaagaagaagaagaagaagaaggaaaaagaaaaagaaaaaaaggaaaagaagaaaaagaagaggaagatcagAAGCAATTCCTCTTACCTTCAAAACCTCCACATCAAATACAGTATCCATGAGTTTAGCGTCTTTAAAAGATGAATATACGTTGCTGTTGATATAATAAGCCACTTCAGGAGTTTCGCTTAGATCTATACTGTTCCAGTTCTCATCTGTTAAAAGAATGGTTAAATCGGCAATAGTGAGAGTGAAATACGAATAGATCTAGAAACGTCGAATGAAACAGATTTCACATTTTGATAAGCATTATTTTAGTGCTCAACATTGAATAGACTATGAATAGAATGTTTAAAATTTTGTCAGTATGTCGTCATCTTTCCATCACTGCATTTAGATGGATGAAAACAATTACCATTTCCCCATCCTTAACaagaaatcaatcaatcaatcaatcaatcaatcaatcaatcaaacactTTTGGTATTATCTCTGACAAGTGACAGAGAATAATATCCTCAAATTGAATAATGATGGTTAGTTACCTTTAGGATCTAAAAAGGGATTTTTAAGAAGATCCCGTTTCCCAATTACACAAACCGCGAGTGAAAATGCAGACTGGACATAAAACGTGCCCGGTTCTCCGATTATCCGCGGATTCTGTATGTCTGATTCTGGAAAGTATTTGGTAATCGCTCTCCGTGCAGCAGCAGAAAACTGGCAATTGataaagtgaaaagaaaaaaagaaagaagctATAAACTATTTATCATGATCATATTCAAtaaatataggagcgccttgagcacctagcaaggtggatacgtgcgctatacaaatcctatattattattattattattattattattataaatgaaatcatatggtttattattaatttgatcAACGACTTGATAATAAGCTATTCTGAATGATAAGTCAAAAGCAGTTTCCACTtgttcatgtacatatatatatttttatcttcCTCCACCCTCTTCTccttcttggggggggggggggtcgtcaaCTCTGTTCATCCACTGATTAACCCACTAACTAACCAAAATCTATCAGAATACCTTTTGGAAAGGGACGGATGATGACTCTTTCCCCGGGAACCCTCCTCCGATATCGATCATACGCAAGTCGTGTCCGATGCGGTTGCCGATATCGTAAGCCGTCCGGGCGTCTTGTATGGCCGTGTAGTAAGACTCGGGATCGCCACTTCCAGAACCAACGTGAAAACTAACATGTGGGATGAGAGATATTGAAACCATTTTTAAATTAAAGGAGGAAACAATTATTTTGAGGGGATGGAGTATACACTccataaaaatgttgggcaacatgctgtccacacaacaattggttaaaaaaaaattatcgaattctgggtagttttaaaccaataatgtatGCTtcgggtgaaaactacacagtattggttaaaaactacccagagttggataattttttttaaccaattgttgtgtggagtATGTTGCCTAACATTTTTCAGAGTGTAGAGGTATTGTGCACGATGTCCGGAAATATCATGAGCGAGCGATTtcataaaaatgctgtttattttttttttcaaatataaacCTGTTTACTATAGCTTACAGTAGTTATTTAACCATTTCAATCAGGTGTTTAAAATCTGAAACAACAAAGTATAATTTATAATATTGAATTCTAAATAAATCAAGCATGGTGGTATGAACTGTACACAAGTACTGTAAAGTTCAAAAGGGTTGTACAGGTATAAAGTTTTAAACAGCGTTTCACTGTGAAGCTTGGGACAAAATAGTGAATTATTATTGTTCAAGAAACTATAAAATGGAAAACGTCATGACTATGAAATTATCATTGCTTCAAGAAACTATAAAATGGGAAATGTTATGACtaagaaattaaaatgttttttttattgaaaaaaaatcccctcCACAACCACAATCTACCCTTAATGAATATTAAGTTGGCAAGAGAAGGGGGGTGGGTTGTTATCGGCTCGGCGCCTGCACCAGTAGGCCTCCTACGCCTCTACTTAAAAATGTACATtgtaaaaggagaaagagaaagagagagagagagaaagagggggagcaAAAGGAAATCACTTCTGCTGAACAAATTCTTTCGAATTTTTTAACATAGTTTTGTTATTATGTTCGGGGTATATTTTACAATACGTGGAGGatgaaatcaaacaagaatgaaTGATAACATTAATTTTCGGAATATTACTACGATTCCCAAGTGTATATATTAACAAGGGATAGAATGTGGATTGACTAAACTCCTGTTATCCCTTTCCTTTAATGATTTGCATATCCTGCATGTGGAAATGGCAAGCTTACCTGATTCCTTCAACAGTAAGATCGAGCTTTTTCGCTGCTTTCAAAAGATGGTGAACTTCATGAAGTTGGCAACCAAACTTCACCGATAGAGGGAACACTGCTGTTGTGTCCTCGGCCCATATCCGCAACACCAATCTACCAATTCCGTAAAAAAAGGAAGATATTAATTACTTATTAATAGGTCACTGACGTATAGAAAGGGGCTTGGGGCAAGGCCCTCCGAAATATTCcaccacaaagaaaaaaatcagaaaaacacGACAGGCAAAAGGATTAAACATGATATAATTTtaacttattttaaaaatctatcgTGGAATTAGCCTTCCGTATTTATAGAGTCAACATTTGTGCTCGCTCGTTTCGCTCCTCGcatttttcaagaaattttgatttctaTAACAATGTTTGCCCTGAGATTTGGGGCTTATTACGCGACCGGAAGAAGCGTCAATCATCTTTTGACAATAAGCGGTAAATTATTCGAGTGGTTTATCCCAAATAAGCGGGTGCCCATTCGGCATGTTTGGTGTAATATTGCTTCACGCTCGAATGAAGAGGACCCatgatttcaaataaacatGATAGCTTATAAATTATTTGAGTAATATTCAACGtgcacttaattttttttgaaagctGCCATTCTCAATTATCACAATTTACGACTGTCTCTAATGCTTTTGGGTCGGTGTgtgttgaaaatatttttgaccCTATCTTTTTCAGTTGCCATCGCTGATACGGGTTAtatccaatttgtctaatgccaactcttccaattgccaactcgtctactatcatttggtctaccatcggtTCGTCCACTATCCTCATGGTCTCTTTGCCAGTTCggccactcaccatttcgtctaataaccagttagcCCAATAGCCATTTTGTCCATACAtaacatttggtctaattggactcagtgttaattgtgcaaaatgaatgataatgaaataggtattagaccaagaagttatgagacgaaattgtCATatatagacgaaatggtgattagactaCATGAAGGTAGACCTTGTGGttagtggacgagttggcagtagacaaatTAGCAATTTACCCCTGATATAAGGCATGACGGCCAACTCGGCGATGGAGCTGGAATATATGGTGAAGAGTGTGGGGGAATGGTCTTTAggcggggcgggggggggggggggtagtgggaTTACTCCCAAACAGCGTAAGACATTAAGAAATGTTGAAATGAATTTCTTTCGGTTTAAAGACCCTCACTTGTTCATTTGGTACGAGTATAAACTGATGTTAGAACAGACATACAAATCGGTACCATTCCTTTCTTCTAATAATAAATACTCATTCAAAAGGAACaatgaaacaaagcaaaatacttaaaatcataaacatgatacaCATGAACTATACAATTTATTGCGATTCCGCGATCCTCGATGACTTGCATGCAAAGGAGCGTAGCCTTTTTATAAGTATGCTTTAGATGGAAAATTAGTAGTTATATCTATAACATCATGAACATGGTATACAATCATGTATACAATTTATTGAGCATATTGAATGACTTTGAATAACTACGAGAAAGCATGGCGATGGagaataaattgcatttttaagTATTGAAATCTGTCGTTACTGCGCAATTAGTATTCAATAACATAACAAACTAAATTTATTATATtcgcgtatttttttttttttttttttttttgggggggggggggcaattcgaaaaaaaattaatacgcGGAAGTAAATTCTGTGTTTATTGATACAAAGTTgtaaccgttttttttttttaaaagaaaatcgttaaattatgattttatgctgGTGATGTGTTACCCAATATGCCATTCGATCATGCAGTTTGCCTAGTTTGagcaatttcaaatttcaatcaaAAGTGACTTGTATCTTCAGAATGAAGACACTGTAAAAAGgatcactttcatttttttatttttcatggtcTTGATGAAGATCAAAAAATTTGCCAGATGAACTACTAAACCGTCATCAAGGATATTGTTTTTCGACTTCCACGTGGCataggtgacgccaaacaaggatacttacatgtacattacatatatatataaagatacAAACACGATTGTTTTCTTTTAACttcctttatatttttattttctctttgatatttcattcaactgtttattttctttacctTCACTTTATTCCCATGGCGCTATTTTGCTTAAATGTACTTTTCGCGGTgctattcttgttttttttctttttattgaaatatgtaaagTATAAACATTGAATAAAAAGTACTGAAAAAAGCTTCACCAATTTGAACtattttgaattgtttttttttgttatatatatatatatatatatatatatatatatatatatatatatatatattgtgaaagaaatggatgaagcgAACAATGGTTGGCGTTGCTTATATCAAGGTTCCCCaaagctatctgccctttgggaaaattggtgatgccgaaaaaatgtctctgccgggaatcgaacccgggcccccagctttgaacgccgcggctagacgggttagtggctaggccgaccccgatccgattgaccgtcagatagacagattttcgacactataccaattataattttctttcacaatatttaaaataaaaaaaagagttgccaaagctgttgtaccatgatgtataacttcacacatctGTAttctttctcccatacgtgtactgtatcaaaggaatagctttgatccagctgaggcatggcggcttgtcattgttcaaaacccacctactcccgacaaagaaaattataattggtatagtgtcaaaaatctgtctatctgccggtcaatcggatcggggtcggcCTAGCCattaacccgtctctgtggtctagtggttaaggcaccggcgttcaaagctggggacccgggttcgattcccggcagagacattttttcggcattaccaattttccaaagggcagatagctctggggatccttgatttaagctacgcctaccattttTCTCTTcgtccatttctttcacaatatatatataatatatactgaATTTCATTGACATATGATCCCGGCATTATAATTCAAACAGCTAATCTATATACAGGTCATGTGAGTGGGATAAGCCTACTTGTAAACTTGAGTATGAATACGAACTCTAATTATAAATGAATTGCTATAGATTGCTTTATAAACATCTGAACACATTTATcaccattatttattatcagCATCTGTACGGTACTAAATCAACTTGTTTAGCACACTTGATAAACCCTTAAAAAATCTTACACAAAAAACGTTAAAAAATATTCCGAAGAATTATCGTATATTGTAGGCTAATTGGAAAGTCCTCAATTGACGTAGGTATACAGTcagataaaagaaaatacatttttaaagaaaaaaatcgggATCGGGGACCCTCGATGGTATACGCCATCATGGATTAGCAATGAGAAAACGGATGACGTCATCTCCCATGAGTCCCTTGAAAATAAGTACTATAATTATTCCAATACCACCATTCCTCGTCAATATTCATCCAGTTTTGTTGAAGATTTACATGAACTTTCTTGATTGATTTGAACTCTTATCAATTGACAAGTGCAAATGAAACTTAGATGTAAGGCATTTCTTTTAACAGATTAAAATGATGTCATCTTGCCAGCAGATTTCTGAAACCACCAGTAAGACCAAGAGAAGATCTGTCAATAAATGTTTATCAGTTTATTGTCCTCCTTATTTTACAAATCTGCCTTGTCATGGCCGTAATCATGGTGGTAGTTAGTATAACAGCATATGGCAGGTATATTAAATGGTGGTAATtcgaaacaaacaaaaaggaattttccttttcaaaatgaaaactaagaagcaagtttgaaaaaaaaaacctgaaagaagtGCACCTAAATGTGATAACGTAACATCTTTTGTCGATCTAACCTCGCTTTTGGAAagacttcttttattttgacGAGCTCGTCCTCGTTGTCGAACGTCATGAGTCGGACATCGTTCTCCTTGGCGAACATGAGGTGTGATTTGGCTTTGCATGGGTGTGCATATATGATCCTATTAGGCTGAACGCCTAGATCAAGCACCTGCTGTAACTCCGcctggaagggggggggggggtgaaaaatgaaggtaacattttagaaagaaagaaagaaagaaagagagagagagagagaaggagagtgAAAAGTCAGTAATTGTAGGACTTGTATTGTCCGTCACTGACACTCCAAGAGGCctcaaaatcaattatttgatgatcataataatgatcataacaataataattacaataatacttAATAACAATACCtatactactcctactactactactactactactactacaactacttcgaTTACTTCTAtcctaatgataatgataatgaaagcaATGATAACAgcaataacaaaatacataataataatagtaataataatagttattataaGAATACTTAATGATAAGaacaataatttaaataataatgataataataacaataataatggtacacacttaaaatgttgggcaacatactgtccactgtatTGCGTTATGTATGttggcaaaaaaatatatattctgagcaattattatccaattgagcaaatctGTTACCCAATTATCAGTTTTTAtcacccaatttgggcaaatttTAActaatagttgtgtggacagtatgttgctcagggttggttaaaagttgggcattcttttgcccaactattttaagagtgtaataataataacaattgtgATAATAtggataataaatgataatgatgatcaagatgaagattattttaacaaacatgacaaTAACAGTAGAGATAATATCGATAATaacaaaatgatgatatatatcatatattagTTATATTGATAATAGAAGTGctctctaaaaatattgggtaaaagtgctctatgagggtaattatgtgtccaggCAACAATGGGCATTTATTTcaggcatttttatttttccagtgcGATGAAAATtgtgcccattctaaagtaattgctgcttattttttttaaccttactgggcaatatgcttcccgcatttgGGTAAAATACAGCCCAAAATTGATTGGACACATatttaccctcgtggtggtaaacaTTTTACCCTAAAGGGATggtaattctgttttatttcattcattccacATGTCATGCATGTACTGGTAAATATGTAGGCCTTCCTCGCGATGtcatcaataatgatgatgcggtaaaataataaaaacataaaaacagtAAAGACAGACAAGCAAATAGATGTATGATCttcatgaaaaatgataagTACCCGCATGGTGATAAACagtaaaaccatggacctacacaGCCCATACGATTATAGAGATCATTTTCAACAATATGCATGTATAGTAATGTTCCTATTCCACAGGGGCCGTGGAACCTGGTTGAAAGTGCTTTAACCCTAATTATCCCTCCTTTCACATGGCAATGGTgtccaaaaacgtaaaaattgccatcaaaatgtgatttcatgCATGTTGAGCCTCCTCCTGTTTTCAAATTCTGTATTTAAACGAACATCAAACTGGTATAAAGGGAAAGACAGTCTGACGaaaagtttattaaaaaatagcagaaaatataatGAACAACATTGGTGAACGTTTGaggaaaaatccattaaagattgaGAAAGctacttgatttttaagatttgatttgtgacgtcatatacgagcagctgccctatTTTGTTGTGtaacataaaatgaataaataattttttaaatggctCGTGATGACTTTTTTTCAGGAGCGGATTTGAATGAATTTGTCT contains:
- the LOC135157288 gene encoding ornithine decarboxylase-like isoform X3, with product MWRRSTTYGSRSFQMCNHSMAELQQVLDLGVQPNRIIYAHPCKAKSHLMFAKENDVRLMTFDNEDELVKIKEVFPKARLVLRIWAEDTTAVFPLSVKFGCQLHEVHHLLKAAKKLDLTVEGISFHVGSGSGDPESYYTAIQDARTAYDIGNRIGHDLRMIDIGGGFPGKESSSVPFQKFSAAARRAITKYFPESDIQNPRIIGEPGTFYVQSAFSLAVCVIGKRDLLKNPFLDPKDENWNSIDLSETPEVAYYINSNVYSSFKDAKLMDTVFDVEVLKSSNINGNKRSSILWGNTTSGFDCVRRHCQLPELEEGDWLLFRDMGAYAMAISSKYSGFKLPICYTLQKDE
- the LOC135157288 gene encoding ornithine decarboxylase-like isoform X1 — protein: MGLNISAGRTLQEEGSLDARNDDKIVKYMKDVINGDNVDVSREDDEDPFFVLDLKDVEKKHHLWKQEFPNVQPFYAVKCNSNRRVLEMLAILGAGFDCASKAELQQVLDLGVQPNRIIYAHPCKAKSHLMFAKENDVRLMTFDNEDELVKIKEVFPKARLVLRIWAEDTTAVFPLSVKFGCQLHEVHHLLKAAKKLDLTVEGISFHVGSGSGDPESYYTAIQDARTAYDIGNRIGHDLRMIDIGGGFPGKESSSVPFQKFSAAARRAITKYFPESDIQNPRIIGEPGTFYVQSAFSLAVCVIGKRDLLKNPFLDPKDENWNSIDLSETPEVAYYINSNVYSSFKDAKLMDTVFDVEVLKSSNINGNKRSSILWGNTTSGFDCVRRHCQLPELEEGDWLLFRDMGAYAMAISSKYSGFKLPICYTLQKDE
- the LOC135157288 gene encoding ornithine decarboxylase-like isoform X2; this translates as MTSTLISNLITVDDEDPFFVLDLKDVEKKHHLWKQEFPNVQPFYAVKCNSNRRVLEMLAILGAGFDCASKAELQQVLDLGVQPNRIIYAHPCKAKSHLMFAKENDVRLMTFDNEDELVKIKEVFPKARLVLRIWAEDTTAVFPLSVKFGCQLHEVHHLLKAAKKLDLTVEGISFHVGSGSGDPESYYTAIQDARTAYDIGNRIGHDLRMIDIGGGFPGKESSSVPFQKFSAAARRAITKYFPESDIQNPRIIGEPGTFYVQSAFSLAVCVIGKRDLLKNPFLDPKDENWNSIDLSETPEVAYYINSNVYSSFKDAKLMDTVFDVEVLKSSNINGNKRSSILWGNTTSGFDCVRRHCQLPELEEGDWLLFRDMGAYAMAISSKYSGFKLPICYTLQKDE